The genomic stretch AACAATTCCACATGAGCTCGGTAATCTCTCTAGCTTGGTTTATCTTGATCTCAGTACTGCCGGATCATATTCCGGACTAAATGTTAGCAACCTTCTTTGGCTATctcgtctttcttctttacaacaCCTTCACATGGATAACGTAAACCTTGAAGAAGTACCTGACTGGCTACGAGTTGTTAATATGCTTCCATCTCTTTTGGAGCTACACCTGTCTGGTTGTGGTCTAGCTAACATCACTACTCCTCTCCCGTATCTTAATCTTACATCGCTCTCAGTCCTTGATCTTTCAAGTAATTACCAACTTGGTCCCAGAATACCCGATTGGCTGTTCAATTTGAGTGGTCTAGTGCATCTTGACATCTCCGCTATCCATTTGGTCCAAGGACCAATTCCAGGTTCTTTGAGCAATCTCTGCCAATTGCAAAGTTTAGGTTTGTCATTGAATGAACGAAGCGGAGAGATGAATGGATTTATAGAAAGTCCATCCGGATGCCTTGGGGATAGTTTGGAGATCCTTGATCTTAGTGTAAACTCTCTGTATGGCCCGATTCCGGAACCAGGATTTCCATCCCTGAGAGAGTTGTATCTGGACAGGAACAGCTTGAATGGGACTTTACCCGTGAACTTTGGGCGACTTTCAAAACTAACTAATCTGGTGATATCTTATAATTCGTTAGTGGGTAGTGTGTCTGAAGCTCACTTTTCCAATCTAACGAAATTAGAATCACTAGACCTGTCTTCAAATTCCTTTGTTCTGGACGTTAGCTCCGACTGGGTTCCTCCTTTTCAACTCAAAGAGATCAGAATGAGATCTTGTCGACTGGGGCCCCATTTTCCTGCATGGCTTCACAAGCAAAGAAATTTTTTCGTGCTCGACCTCTCCAATGCGCAAATTTCAGATTCCATACCAGATTGGTTTTGGAACTTGTCTTCTTCAGTCACCTACCTGAATCTTTCTGACAACCAAATCAAAGGCGAGATTCCAAAGTTACTGCAATTCAGTCGTTGGGCGACTTATTCCAGCACAATTGATTTAAGTTCCAACAAAATTGAGGGTCCGTTGCCACACTCGTTTCTTAATGCCTGGATTTGGATTTTGGATCTCTCCAACAATTTACTTTCTGGACCCATCCCCATAACTTTTGGCGAAATATCTCCTGATTTCTTATCACTTTCTCATAATCGTTTAAATGGCAGCATTCCCACATCGTTATGTAAAACGGATGCCTTGGGAGCCCTGGATCTCTCGTACAATCAATTAACGGGAGAACTTCCTCGATGTTTGGGGGACTTGACTGGATTAAGAATCATGGATTTGGCAAGCAATAATCTCTCTGGAAATATTCCAGGATGTTCTGGTTTTATGACTAGTCTCGAATGGTTGCACTTGCGCAAGAATAATTTTTCAGGGGACTTCCCTACATCACTGAGAAACTGCACTTCTTTGATCACTGTGGATCTCAGTTGGAACAGATTCTCTGGAAACATACCAACATGGATAGGAGAAAGCTTGTCATCTCTCCGGATACTCAACCTTCGGTCAAATACGTTTTCTGGAATTATTCCTCCACAGCTATCCCATCTTACTTCTCTTCAGATCATGGACCTCGCAGATAATAATCTATCTGGAACAATACCAAGGTGTTTTGGTAATTTCAGTGCCATGGCTACATCGAAGAATAAAAGTAGACTTATTTGGAATGATGTttatgctgatgatgatgatcagtTTGTAGTCTATGAAGAGAATATAACAGTCGTTATGAAAGGAATGGTCCTCGATTATACTAAGACACTTTCCCTTGTGATGGTTATGGATCTTTCAAGAAACAATCTATCTGGAGAGATCCCTGAAGAGCTATCAAGTCTTTCTGGATTGGAAGGCTTGAACTTATCTGGAAACCATTTGATAGGAAAGATTCCGAAGAATATTGATGGCTTGAGACAGTTACAGTCTCTTGATTTATCGCGGAATCAGCTTTCGGGAAACATTCCCCAAAGCTTGTCAGTGCTATATTTCTTAAGTAGCTTGGATTTGTCCTATAACCAACTTTCAGGGCAGATTCCATCGGGCACGCAGCTGCAGACATTTAACGATCCCTCCATTTACATTGGCAACCTCGATCTTTGTGGCCCTCCACTTCCAAAAGAATGCCCAAAAAACAAAGCATCTCAGACTCCAATGTCCATGGGCAATGGAGTTGAAGAAGAGGCGGAGGAGGGAGAAGGGTTTGAACAAGTATGGTTTTTCACTAGCATGGCACCAGGATTTGTTGTGGGATTTTGGGGATTCTGTGGCGTTCTAATCTTCAACAAGCCATGGAGGATTGCTTATTATCGATTTTTCGATAAAGTGATGGATAAGATCTCCGTGGTGTGGGTAACAAAGGTGTCTTAAGTTGGAGACGAAGCTGAAAGACTGGTGTTGATGAATGGtgatcaatattcaacatattcCCAGTCAACAACTTTTTCTAAAGAAACTAAGAAATAAAACCACTTTGTATATTGTATGTTGAACATGTTCCAAATAAATGTGTATTATGTACTTTTTCCCTTCAGTATGTCCTTTTTTGTTCATTTATATGTCTATCTTTAAATTTTATATGTCAAAGTTTAATATTCATATTAATTTAGGCTTCATTTGGATGCGCTATTGAATTGAACTACAGTTATCAGTGAGGTTGCAATTGCCTTTCCACTCACATTAGATTTAAAAGGAATGCACCTACAATGAGCCATTGAATACTGTACAGTGATTTACACGTTAAGGATTGAACCCAACTGTATAATTATTTGCTTAGGTAATTACTGCATCTTTTCCAATGCAAATGTGATagcttacttttttaacacttaaatccaGAAATTTACGAAATCAACGTAGGtcatatcatgatgtatgtgacttatccacactgcTCATTCGTTATGCTAActattgcaat from Magnolia sinica isolate HGM2019 chromosome 17, MsV1, whole genome shotgun sequence encodes the following:
- the LOC131230614 gene encoding receptor-like protein EIX1; translation: MGGSVRVIFLSVLVFLSVEIIQSTYDGEVKGVCIERERQALLDFKRGLVDPKNWLSSWVGHDCCRWNGVGCNNKTGHVIKLNLRNLLGDPTNDFFTGNCYSSGELNPSLLELRHLTYLDLSLNSFRSKQIPKFIGSFKKLRYLNLSRADFYGTIPHELGNLSSLVYLDLSTAGSYSGLNVSNLLWLSRLSSLQHLHMDNVNLEEVPDWLRVVNMLPSLLELHLSGCGLANITTPLPYLNLTSLSVLDLSSNYQLGPRIPDWLFNLSGLVHLDISAIHLVQGPIPGSLSNLCQLQSLGLSLNERSGEMNGFIESPSGCLGDSLEILDLSVNSLYGPIPEPGFPSLRELYLDRNSLNGTLPVNFGRLSKLTNLVISYNSLVGSVSEAHFSNLTKLESLDLSSNSFVLDVSSDWVPPFQLKEIRMRSCRLGPHFPAWLHKQRNFFVLDLSNAQISDSIPDWFWNLSSSVTYLNLSDNQIKGEIPKLLQFSRWATYSSTIDLSSNKIEGPLPHSFLNAWIWILDLSNNLLSGPIPITFGEISPDFLSLSHNRLNGSIPTSLCKTDALGALDLSYNQLTGELPRCLGDLTGLRIMDLASNNLSGNIPGCSGFMTSLEWLHLRKNNFSGDFPTSLRNCTSLITVDLSWNRFSGNIPTWIGESLSSLRILNLRSNTFSGIIPPQLSHLTSLQIMDLADNNLSGTIPRCFGNFSAMATSKNKSRLIWNDVYADDDDQFVVYEENITVVMKGMVLDYTKTLSLVMVMDLSRNNLSGEIPEELSSLSGLEGLNLSGNHLIGKIPKNIDGLRQLQSLDLSRNQLSGNIPQSLSVLYFLSSLDLSYNQLSGQIPSGTQLQTFNDPSIYIGNLDLCGPPLPKECPKNKASQTPMSMGNGVEEEAEEGEGFEQVWFFTSMAPGFVVGFWGFCGVLIFNKPWRIAYYRFFDKVMDKISVVWVTKVS